One Peterkaempfera bronchialis DNA window includes the following coding sequences:
- a CDS encoding PucR family transcriptional regulator: protein MPPTLASLVRNSSLHLTVLAGEDQLDRPVRWVHTSELDDPTPFLEGGELLLTTGIKLGGPDGPDGPGRGDAALRAYVHRLADAGVVGLGMGVGLSHSEVPQPLVEAAAERGLPLLRVPQPTPFIAISKAVSAALAAEQYEAVTTSFEAQEELTRAALGKGGTAAVVRRLAGRLGGWAALYDASGALSVVAPDWAARRASRLAGEVDRLRRRPAPSSAALQGRPGGVDTADEDFVVLQSLGADRRPRGFLAVGTEDRLSPTERYVLNAAVALLTLTLERSRELRRAEERMGTALLRLVLAGEAATAREVAAVLYGGLPEGAVRVLLAQPPEGAQGDEDPLADLADRAEQAARRAGERLLVARERSGPEERLVLLVPDGGAVHRDCLTAAEQDEAVTLGVSASAGMEQAGAAFAQAERALAVALRGGRRVVDHDEVGAGSLLPLLGDEAVAAFAEGLLRPLREHDRTARGDLEASLRAWLSRHGQWDAAAADLGVHRHTLRYRMRRVEELLGRSLDDTDVRMELWLALRAGDR, encoded by the coding sequence GGTGCACACCAGTGAACTGGACGACCCCACACCGTTCCTGGAGGGGGGAGAGCTGCTGCTCACCACCGGGATCAAGCTCGGCGGCCCGGACGGCCCGGACGGACCGGGTCGTGGTGACGCGGCGCTGCGGGCCTATGTGCACCGGCTCGCCGACGCCGGGGTGGTGGGCCTGGGCATGGGCGTCGGCCTCTCCCACAGCGAGGTGCCGCAGCCGCTGGTGGAGGCGGCGGCAGAGCGCGGGCTGCCGCTGCTGCGGGTGCCGCAGCCGACCCCGTTCATCGCGATCAGCAAGGCGGTGTCGGCGGCGCTGGCCGCCGAGCAGTACGAGGCGGTCACCACCAGCTTCGAGGCGCAGGAGGAGCTCACCCGGGCGGCGCTCGGCAAGGGCGGCACAGCCGCCGTGGTCCGCCGGCTGGCCGGGCGGCTGGGCGGCTGGGCGGCGCTGTACGACGCCTCGGGCGCGCTGTCGGTGGTGGCGCCGGACTGGGCGGCCCGGCGGGCGTCCCGGCTGGCCGGGGAGGTGGACCGGCTGCGCCGCCGTCCGGCTCCGTCGAGCGCCGCGCTGCAGGGGCGGCCCGGCGGGGTGGACACCGCCGACGAGGACTTTGTGGTGCTCCAGTCGCTGGGCGCGGACCGCCGCCCGCGCGGCTTTCTGGCGGTCGGCACCGAGGACCGGCTGAGCCCCACCGAGCGCTATGTGCTCAACGCGGCGGTGGCGCTGCTCACCCTCACCCTGGAGCGCTCCCGGGAGCTGCGCCGGGCCGAGGAGCGGATGGGTACGGCGCTGCTGCGGCTGGTGCTGGCCGGGGAGGCGGCGACCGCGCGCGAGGTGGCGGCGGTGCTGTACGGGGGCCTGCCGGAGGGCGCGGTGCGGGTGCTGCTGGCGCAGCCGCCGGAGGGCGCGCAGGGGGACGAGGACCCGCTGGCGGACCTCGCCGACCGGGCGGAGCAGGCGGCGCGGCGGGCGGGGGAGCGGCTGCTGGTGGCCCGGGAGCGGTCGGGGCCGGAGGAGCGGCTGGTGCTGCTGGTCCCGGACGGCGGCGCGGTGCACCGGGACTGCCTGACGGCGGCGGAGCAGGACGAGGCGGTGACGCTGGGCGTCTCGGCGTCGGCCGGGATGGAGCAGGCGGGGGCGGCGTTCGCCCAGGCGGAGCGGGCGCTGGCGGTGGCGCTGCGCGGCGGGCGGCGGGTGGTGGACCACGACGAGGTGGGGGCGGGGTCGCTGCTGCCGCTGCTGGGTGACGAGGCGGTGGCCGCGTTCGCGGAGGGGCTGCTGCGGCCGCTGCGGGAGCATGACCGTACCGCGCGCGGCGATCTGGAGGCTTCGCTGCGGGCCTGGCTGTCGCGGCACGGCCAGTGGGACGCGGCGGCGGCCGACCTGGGGGTGCATCGGCACACGCTGCGGTACCGGATGCGCCGGGTGGAGGAGCTGCTGGGCCGGTCGCTGGACGACACCGATGTGCGCATGGAGCTCTGGCTGGCGCTGCGGGCCGGCGACCGCTGA